A segment of the Geothermobacter hydrogeniphilus genome:
CAGGGGCGGATCTTCAATGCCGGCAACAGCCCTCTTTGGAAAGGCGGTGAGCACATGAAACGCCACCCCGCCGGGACCGACCTGAGCGAAGCGCTCGGCCAGGCCCCGCACGGGGCCGACCGGGTGCTGAAGCTGCCGGATGTCGGTCAGCTTTTGCCGACAACGGAACAACAAACGGAGCCTGCTCCGAAACGGCTTTTCTACCTGTTTGCCTACCTCAACCTCGGGCTGGCTATCGCTATCCTGATGGTTGTCGCGCTCTGGCGCTGGAACTGAGGCCGGGTTGCACGCGAAGCGGCAACGGGTGCATAATGAAATTGACAGAGATACCAACTATCGGAGACCCTTGGCGTCTGATAAATGAGAGCCGAACAGGAGTTGAGGGCAGAAACTCGGTGGCTCCGAAGACTGCAGGCCTGAAGCAGATAAAATAAAAAAGGCGGCGTCAAAGAACCCTCCCGATACCCATCGAAGCCCGGCACCATGCCGGGCTTTTCTGCTGTCCCATCCCACAACAATGCGCAAATTACCCGGGAAAAGCGGTCGGCTCGTGCAGACTGCGGTCAGCAAGCTCTGGCCTGCCGGAATCGTGCCGCGGCCGTTCATTTCCCATCCTCCGAACCGTCCCAGCCGAATCTCGCCAGATCCACCCTGCCCCGTGCATCAAAAAAAATGCCCTCCGCCTCCAGCAGCAGCCGCTGGATCTCCCCGCCGTCGCCGGCGGCGCGGGGGCTGACCTCGCCTTTGCTGTTGATCACCCGTTGCCAGGGAAGTTCATGCCCGGTCGGCAGGGCGGCCATGGCGAAGCCGACCGTGCGGGCGCCGCAGCCAACCAGCCGGGCAATACGGCCATAGGTGGTGACCCGGCCTTCGGGGATCTGCCGAACCCGATCATAGATGCGCTGATAAAGGGAGGGAGATGCACTCATGGGTTTACTCCGCGGGACCGGAAGCGCGGTACTCCTGCCAGGGGAACTCACTCTGCAGCAGCGGTCGCGGGGTAACCTGATCGGGGATCCGCAACAAGGTGGTTCCGGACGGGATCTGCAGCTCCCGGTAGAGCCGGGAACTGCAGCGATTATAGCTTTTCGACAGGTGCATCGGCAGAAAAAACTCCGGACGCAGCTGCTCCAGCAACCGGTTGACATCGGCGCTGCAGAGATGTCGTGAGCTGCGGGCCCGTTCGACAGCATCGCTCAGGAAGGTGGTTTCGCAGAGTAGCAGGGTCACCCCGCTGAGCAGCCCGGTGATTTTCTCCCGATTGGCAGCACTCCAGCCAATGTCGCTGATATAGCCGATCGAGGCCGGTCGCTGCTCGGCGGCAATTTCCCGGCAGAACCCCCGTACGTCCTCGATCCGGAACTCTTCGGCGCCGTCCACCCCGCACCGCAGGACGGTGAGCGGCAGGTCAAGATCTTCCCGCCGGTGAAAACGCCGCTTCAATTGCCTGATCCAGGGGCCCTTGAGCAACTGGTGCCGGTCGAGAAAGGCTTCATCGATGATGAAGGTCGGCTGCTCGTCGATACGGAAAATCAGCGAGTCGACCAGGTGATCACAGGGCTCCGCCGCAACCCGGAGCAGGTGGTTCTCGAAGATGACCCGGCTGCTCCGGGGGCGGCTTCCGAGTTCCGTGCGGCGGAAGCCGTCGGGACCGGAGAGAAGATGGGACCTGATCGTCTCACTGCCGATCTCGTGGACCCGGTAGCTTCCCCAGTTCTGCTCACAGAGGTTCCAGTCGTATCCGGCCAGCTTGCTCTCCAGCTTGGCCGCGATCCCGACCGGGCCGAACAGCTCGACGGTCTTCGGCGTAACGTAGACATGGCGGGTGAGGGTATCAATCCCCATCCAGTGATCCATATGACCGTGACTGACGAAGACCGCCTCGATCGCGGTCAGGACGCGCTTGGCGAGGTGCTGCAGCCGACCGCAGTCGAACAGCAGGTTGCTGCCGAGCGGCCGCTGGCGGATCAGCAGCAACGGATCGTCGAACAGCCCGGAGCAGAAGTTCGGTTGGAGATTACGAAACGGCAGCCGCAGGGTCATGAAATTATTCTACCTTTTCCAGACGGAGATGAATCCGGTGGCGAGGTCGGACAAAAGTCCCTTCCACCTCCCCTCCCCCAAAAAACCTCACAAACCTCGTTCGGCATAGCCGCTGCCGATGGCGGAAAAAGGCAGATCAAGATGCAGTTCGGGTACCTTGAGGCCGACCCAGGCGGTGAAGGTGTTGCTGTTCGGTCCGGGAAAAAGGCCGTACTCTTTTGCCCAGGGGTAGCTGCGGGCCGCCGCGTCAACCCGGGCGATCAGTTCATCCACCCCTTTTCCGCGATGCTCGTTCAGCAGTCGCGGCCGCTCGCCGTACCAGAAACGGTCGGGCAGATCGGCAGCGATCCGCACCACCGAACCGGCGGGTTTAAGCCGCCAGCCGATCACCTCGTAAACCCGATAGTGGTCGGCATTGCTCGGCTTGGCGGCGATCCAGGTGTGAATGGCGAACCACCCCCGCCAGCTCCAGGCGGAGGCTCCATAGACCTGCAGCACCGCCTCCCGGGTCGTTTGCGGATCGGGAGCGATCCCGGCCGATGCGCGGTTTGCGGCATGCCAGTCGCTATGGGTGGCACGGTTGGCAAGGACGAAAACCAACAGGCACAACGGCAACACGAGTTTCAGAATGGTCTTTACCGGCGGCGACATCCTTGATCCTCCAGTCATCACCTGAATCAGTCCAGCTATCATTCTACCCTCGTCAACGCGGCACGAACAACTGCAGGGCACAATTCCATTGCCATCCGAGACAACAATTGCCGGGGCTGAGGGGCAGGTCAGGGAGTTACAGAAAGCAGAGAACAGGGCACCGGATCGACCGTCTTCTGCACCGAATTCATGCTGTCAGGATCCTGTCTCCCGGCAAAAGCAATCCCCCCTTCTCTTGTGAAAAGGGGGGATTCCAACCTGAACCGAGGAGCATTCTCCGGGAGGAGGCGGAGGAGAGTTCAGGCGCAATTCTTTCCTTCACCCCGGTGCGCGGCCAGGGCATTGGCCACGCGTGAACCGGAAGGACGCTGGAGATAGTCGGAGATATAACGACCCGCCGCCACCAGCGCCTGCAGATCGACCCCGGTTTCGATGCCGAGACCTTTGAGCATATAGAGCAGATCCTCGCTGGCGACATTCCCCGAGGCGCCGGGAGCGAAGGGGCAGCCGCCGAGACCGGCCACCGAGCTGTCAACCACGGCAATGCCCTGCTCCAGCACCGCAAGAATGTTGGCCAGCGCCTGACCGTAGGTATCATGAAAATGAACCGCCAACCGCTCCACCTGGACCTTGCGTGACACCGCCGCGATCATCGCCCGGGCCTTGCCCGGAGTGCCGACCCCGATGGTGTCTCCAAGGGAAATCTCGTAACAGCCGAGTTCCATCATCCGCCCGGCCACCCAGGCGACCGACTCCGGATCGACCGCGCCTTCGTAGGGACAGCCGAGTGCGCAGGAAACATAACCGCGAACCCTTAAACCCTGCTTGCGGGCCGCCTCGCAGACCTCGCCGAAACGATCAAAACTGACAGCGATCGAACAGTTGATATTCTTGCGCGAGAAGGATTCCGAGGCGGCACCGAACACCGCCACCTCATCGGCGCCGGCGGCGATCGCCGCCTGCAGCCCCTGCAGGTTGGGCACCAGCACCGGGTAGCTGACCCCCGGCCGACGCTTGATTCCCAGCATCACCTCGGAGCTGTCGGCCATCTGCGGCATCCACTTCGGCGAGACGAAACTCGCCCCTTCAATGGCCGCCAGACCGGTTTCGGAAAGCCGGTTGATCAGTTCGATCTTCACCTCGGTCGGGACGACGGTCGACTCATGCTGCAGACCGTCACGCGGTCCGACCTCGACAATCTTGACCCGTTTCGGCAATCTCACTCTCATCGTCAGGTCCCTTCGTCTGCGTCAAAAACCAGCAGCGGCGCGCCCTCGTCCACCAGGGCTCCGGCCTGATAGTTGAGCTCCGCGATCACCCCGTCAGCGGGCGCGGTGATGGTGTGCTCCATCTTCATCGCTTCGAGAATCACCAACGGCGTGCCGCGCTTGACCCGCGCCCCCTGGTCGACCATCACCGCGATGATCTTACCCGGCATCGGCGCCGTCACGCTGCCGCCGGCATCCTCCTGGTCAAAAGCCTCGGCGTAAGGATCGTGCAGCAGCAGCCGGTGCGCATGACCGGCCACCAGGACGTCCAGCTCAGCTCCCCGGCGAACGACCCTGGCCTGCAGCTTTCTCCCGGCGATCGACGCCTGCAGGGATCCGTCTTCCGCCAGGGATCCGGATGCTTCGATCGTTCCGGACGATAATTCGACCAGGCAGCCGCCCGAACGATAATGGACCTTGGCCTCAACATCGGTTTCACCGTCGGTGAAGCAGAAACGATGATGATTGTCATCATTAAGCCGCCAGCCGTCGGTCAGGTGCCAGGGCGACCAGGGATCGTGGGAATCGACCGCGGCCCGCTGCGCCTCGGCTTCGCGACTCAGCAACAGGTAAAGAGAGGCCAGCACCAGCACCAGGTCGGACGCCGGAGCGGTCTCGGGGATCAGCTCGTCACGATGCTGCTCGATGAAACCGGTGTCAAAGGTCCCGGCGGCAAAGTCGTCCTGCCCGGCCACCGCCGACAAAAAACCGACGTTGGTCTTCACCCCGGCCACTTCGACCTGTTCCAGGGCGCGACGCAGGCGACGCAGGGCAGCCGGGCGGTCCCGGTCCCAGACGATCAGCTTGGCAATCATCGGGTCGTAGTGAATGCTGACCTCATCCCCCTGGCGGACGCCGGTATCGATCCGCAGATGCCCGTCCTCGGACGGAAACTGCAGATGATGCAGGCAACCGATGGAGGGCAGGAAATCACGCGCCGGATCCTCGGCGTAGATCCTGGCCTCGATGGCGTGGCCATGGATATTGAGCTCTTCCTGGCGACAGGGAAGCGGTTCCCCGGCGGCCACCCGCAGCTGCCAGTCAACCAGGTCCTGCCCGGTGATCAGCTCGGTCACCGGGTGTTCGACCTGGAGGCGGGTGTTCATCTCCATGAAATAGAAGGATCCATCGGTATCAAGCAGGAACTCGACCGTTCCGGCGCCGACATAGCCGATCGCCTCGGCGGCGGTCACCGCGGCCGCTCCCATCGCGCGACGCAGCTCGGCGGTCATCCCGGGAGCCGGGGCCTCTTCAAGCACTTTCTGGTGACGGCGCTGCACCGAACAGTCACGCTCGAACAGGTGCAGAACCCGGCCATGACTGTCGGCAAAGACCTGGATTTCAACATGTCGCGGCTGCTCCAGGTAACGCTCCAGCAGCAGCTTGTCGTCGCCGAAGCTGGCTGCGGCCTCGCGCCGGGCGCCCTCGATGGCGGCATCCAGCTCCGCCGGATCGCGCACCACGCGCATCCCCTTCCCTCCGCCGCCGGCACTTGCCTTGACCAGCAGCGGGAAGCCGATCTCACCGGCCGCCGCCCGCAGGGTCTGAAGGTCCTGGTCGTCACCATGATAGCCCGGGACCAGGGGCACCCCGGCCTGCTGCATGATTGTCTTGGCGGCACTTTTTGAACCCATGGCCCGGATCGCCTCGACGGTCGGACCGATGAAAGTCAGTCCGGCAGCGCCACAGGCGGCTGCGAAATCGGCATTTTCGGCCAGGAAACCATAACCGGGATGAATCGCTCCGGCCCCGGCACGGCGGGCGACATCGAGCAGCTTGTCAGCCTGCAGGTAGCTTTGAGCCGCCGGGGCCGGACCGATGTGCCAGGCCTCGTCGGCCAGGGCGACATGCCGGGCCTGTCGGTCGGCATCGGAATAGACCGCTATGGTGCGCAGGCCCAGTTTCCGGGCCGTGCGGATGATGCGGCAGGCAATCTCGCCGCGGTTGGCTATGAGTAGAGAATCGAACATAATGTTTCAACCTTTCGCCGCCAAGGCGCCAGGGACGCCAAGAAAAACCCTTTTAACGGAGAGTCGCAGAGAGTGAGAGAATACAGAGAAAATCAAAAGCGATTTTTGGTTTCAAACCCAAAAGATCTTCTCTCCTTCTCTGCCTCTCTCCACCTCTGCGTTAAAGCAGTTTGCAGTTTTGCCTTTCTTGGCGGCCCTCTTAATCTTTTTCCACCGCCCAGTTCGGCCGGCGTTTCTCCAGGAACGCGCCGAGCCCTTCACGCCCCTCGTCACTGGCCCGGGCGGCGGCGATCCGCTCGGCGGTATCGGCCAGCAGATCCTCGTCCACGGGACGCCAGGCGACATCGGCAACCAACTGCTTGGCGGCCGCCATCGCCTGCGGGCCGTTCTGCAGCAGCAACCGGGTCAGCCGGTCCGCTTCCCTATCCAGGTCTTCGGCAGCCACGATCTCATGCACCAGGCCCATCCGCAGCGCGCTTTCGACATCAAACCGCTCGGCCGTGAGAAAGTAGCGGCGGGCGGCACGCGGACCGATGGCGGCCACCACATAGGGAGAGATGGTCGCCGGGATAAGCCCCAGCTTCACCTCGGAAAGGCAGAAACTGGCCCGTGGCGTGGCCAGCACCAGGTCACATGCAGCCACCAGTCCGACACCACCGCCGAAGACGGCTCCCTGGACCAGGGCGACAGTCGGTTTGGGCAGATCGTTCAGGGTCCGCAGCAGTTCGGCCAGGGCCATGGCATCGGCGAGATTCTCTTCACGCGAGTAGTCGGCCATGCGCCGCATCCAGCCGAGATCGGCCCCGGCGGAAAAACTCTTTCCCGTTGCCGTCAGGCGCACCAGGCGCACCCGCGGATCGGCCGCGAACTTCTGCAGCGCCTCCGTCATCCCGGCGATCAGGCTGTCATCGAAGGCGTTGTGCAGTTCCGGCCGGTTCAGGGTCAGGGTCGCCCGGCCGAGGTCGTCGATCTCCGTCAGCAGTTTGTCGTTGCTCATGGCTGAATAAACCTTTCGAAATGAAGAATGTTCAGATGCCGCAGGCCTCTCCCGCGCGTTGCGGCAGGGTAAGGGGAAAGGGGGAAAATGACAATCCCTTCACCCAGCCCCAAATCCACCGACCATTTCGGGATTCGGCTGTCGTTACGGTGAATCTGCTTTGTTGCCGTCACCGTTTCGGTGCTCGACGTAGCGCGGCTACGCCTGTGCCCGAAACGGTGCGGCGCCGCGCATCTCCACCCGTTCCGCCACCCTCGCTCCGCAAAACCGCCGGTGGATTTGGGCCAGCCTGCCGCCGGTCGCGGGACAATCCGGCCTACATCCGGAACACTCCG
Coding sequences within it:
- a CDS encoding MGMT family protein — its product is MSASPSLYQRIYDRVRQIPEGRVTTYGRIARLVGCGARTVGFAMAALPTGHELPWQRVINSKGEVSPRAAGDGGEIQRLLLEAEGIFFDARGRVDLARFGWDGSEDGK
- a CDS encoding MBL fold metallo-hydrolase, with the protein product MTLRLPFRNLQPNFCSGLFDDPLLLIRQRPLGSNLLFDCGRLQHLAKRVLTAIEAVFVSHGHMDHWMGIDTLTRHVYVTPKTVELFGPVGIAAKLESKLAGYDWNLCEQNWGSYRVHEIGSETIRSHLLSGPDGFRRTELGSRPRSSRVIFENHLLRVAAEPCDHLVDSLIFRIDEQPTFIIDEAFLDRHQLLKGPWIRQLKRRFHRREDLDLPLTVLRCGVDGAEEFRIEDVRGFCREIAAEQRPASIGYISDIGWSAANREKITGLLSGVTLLLCETTFLSDAVERARSSRHLCSADVNRLLEQLRPEFFLPMHLSKSYNRCSSRLYRELQIPSGTTLLRIPDQVTPRPLLQSEFPWQEYRASGPAE
- a CDS encoding DUF3750 domain-containing protein, with protein sequence MSPPVKTILKLVLPLCLLVFVLANRATHSDWHAANRASAGIAPDPQTTREAVLQVYGASAWSWRGWFAIHTWIAAKPSNADHYRVYEVIGWRLKPAGSVVRIAADLPDRFWYGERPRLLNEHRGKGVDELIARVDAAARSYPWAKEYGLFPGPNSNTFTAWVGLKVPELHLDLPFSAIGSGYAERGL
- a CDS encoding hydroxymethylglutaryl-CoA lyase: MRLPKRVKIVEVGPRDGLQHESTVVPTEVKIELINRLSETGLAAIEGASFVSPKWMPQMADSSEVMLGIKRRPGVSYPVLVPNLQGLQAAIAAGADEVAVFGAASESFSRKNINCSIAVSFDRFGEVCEAARKQGLRVRGYVSCALGCPYEGAVDPESVAWVAGRMMELGCYEISLGDTIGVGTPGKARAMIAAVSRKVQVERLAVHFHDTYGQALANILAVLEQGIAVVDSSVAGLGGCPFAPGASGNVASEDLLYMLKGLGIETGVDLQALVAAGRYISDYLQRPSGSRVANALAAHRGEGKNCA
- a CDS encoding acetyl/propionyl/methylcrotonyl-CoA carboxylase subunit alpha; protein product: MFDSLLIANRGEIACRIIRTARKLGLRTIAVYSDADRQARHVALADEAWHIGPAPAAQSYLQADKLLDVARRAGAGAIHPGYGFLAENADFAAACGAAGLTFIGPTVEAIRAMGSKSAAKTIMQQAGVPLVPGYHGDDQDLQTLRAAAGEIGFPLLVKASAGGGGKGMRVVRDPAELDAAIEGARREAAASFGDDKLLLERYLEQPRHVEIQVFADSHGRVLHLFERDCSVQRRHQKVLEEAPAPGMTAELRRAMGAAAVTAAEAIGYVGAGTVEFLLDTDGSFYFMEMNTRLQVEHPVTELITGQDLVDWQLRVAAGEPLPCRQEELNIHGHAIEARIYAEDPARDFLPSIGCLHHLQFPSEDGHLRIDTGVRQGDEVSIHYDPMIAKLIVWDRDRPAALRRLRRALEQVEVAGVKTNVGFLSAVAGQDDFAAGTFDTGFIEQHRDELIPETAPASDLVLVLASLYLLLSREAEAQRAAVDSHDPWSPWHLTDGWRLNDDNHHRFCFTDGETDVEAKVHYRSGGCLVELSSGTIEASGSLAEDGSLQASIAGRKLQARVVRRGAELDVLVAGHAHRLLLHDPYAEAFDQEDAGGSVTAPMPGKIIAVMVDQGARVKRGTPLVILEAMKMEHTITAPADGVIAELNYQAGALVDEGAPLLVFDADEGT
- a CDS encoding enoyl-CoA hydratase/isomerase family protein translates to MSNDKLLTEIDDLGRATLTLNRPELHNAFDDSLIAGMTEALQKFAADPRVRLVRLTATGKSFSAGADLGWMRRMADYSREENLADAMALAELLRTLNDLPKPTVALVQGAVFGGGVGLVAACDLVLATPRASFCLSEVKLGLIPATISPYVVAAIGPRAARRYFLTAERFDVESALRMGLVHEIVAAEDLDREADRLTRLLLQNGPQAMAAAKQLVADVAWRPVDEDLLADTAERIAAARASDEGREGLGAFLEKRRPNWAVEKD